One window from the genome of Nicotiana sylvestris chromosome 9, ASM39365v2, whole genome shotgun sequence encodes:
- the LOC104221463 gene encoding uncharacterized protein: MGGSSSTEKKKRERPKDDFIDLIFKWSIKDIFDETLYENEVEKIPQSFESVEHYLGSFFFPLLEESRADIAASLKDINKAPFAELISIDEVKRNGSLVFDVKVDYWRNTCSDGTRYRTSPGDIFVMSNAKPETTYDLQRPGCHWTFAFVTDVNKNENDASASFKVRVPPHNVMRRTFYIVFLVNVMPNSSVWNALRMQKNLNIIEEVLYPVHEKRIEQKCEVCSTSTNDGLVGEVVCSPWSKLNDSQANAIFTCLATMKCHHKASVKLICGPPGTGKTRTLSVMLFTLLQMKYRTVTCAPTDVATAQVASKLVKLVRESSKNEFEGFFPLGEILLFGNNNYDEGEDIGKISLNYRVDRLAECFEPTTGWNHCVSSMIGFLEDCQYISLIDFARAPFRSTASSLRKCMLIICTHLPICFIRKENIERMTSVFSLLDSLEGMLFQKNVVSLELCQQAFGVSSSKSFLGDLSLHSFCSRLLVLLKDLQKSLRKLDLPCATSKGLIAEFCIQMASLVFCTASTSYKLHSVDTKPFDLLAVDDADKLKECEAVIPLQLRGLRHAVLVGDECQLYATVKSRISHEAGFGRSLLERLGSLGHAKHLLNVQYRMHPSISQFPNSVFYRKQILDAPDVKRKGYEKMYLTGQCFGPYSFINVPWGEEELDNVGYRRNLVEVALVLQVVESLFKAWSASKKKLSIGVISPYASQVLAIQDRLGQKYNKDAHFEVKVNTVDAFQGGEEDIVIISTVRSNRAGSIGFLSSLRWTNVALTRARRCLWILGNEQTLLASNFIWEALVLDAKDRQCFFHADDDTDMRKTILDVKKELDQLDDLLNGDSILFKEQRWKVVFSDNFRKSFQKLASSCLRKYVLTLLVKLASGWRPKRSNVELVCESSSQVVKQFKVVEGRYVVCTIEIQKEFFHTQVLKVWDLLPLEEVAGFLRRLDRIYLMYTDEFISLCKEKYFEGDLEVPKSWKVHRDIVQYKKDVESKLICGSTSTLDDIDYVEKSRVSESLLLMKFYSLSSGVVSHLLSDHHGEEVDIPFEVTNEEREVIRFSKSSFILGRSGTGKTTVLTMKLFQKEQQHHSSVQGFSVAEGKEVNQCAWETRIRSYKENEESQCIGETSRTTLRQLFVTVSPKLCYAVKKQVSQLQRFACGGSFWAESSFEVDDLDGMKQFNDIPNSFIDIPYQKYPLVITFHKFLMMLDGTVGCSYFDRFTLKWKLSNERNLRSVAVQTFIREKEINYDRFCCLYWPRFSSQLTKNLDSSRVFTEIISHIKGGLQAGDSHHGKLSRDAYISMSEYRVSNLTAEKRNGMYDIFRAYEKMKMERGEFDISDLVNDLHHRLKCHHLDGDKIDFVYIDEVQDLTMRQISLFKYICRNVDEGFVFSGDTAQTIARGIDFRFEDIRNLFYNEFVMDSKGDKASKRIDKGHLSCVFQLLQNFRTHTGVLKLAQSVIDLLRHYFPQSVDVLKPETSLIDGAAPVLLKPGDDENAIITIFGNWGNNVGKIVGFGAEQVILVRDESAKKEISGLIGQKALVLTIVECKGLEFQDVLLYNFFSSSPLGNQWRVVYEFMNNQSLADLSFPSFSDTRHNVLCSELKHLYVAITRTRQRLWICESADEFSRPMFDYWQRLCLVKAREVDDSIAESMQTFSTPEEWKSRGMKLFWEKNYEMAIMCFKQAGEMNWEKRAKAAGIRAAAGRVLYSNPEKARAYLLEAAELFYSIARFESAAECFYDLRNYERAGSIYLDKCGESKLLEAAECFLLAGRYKRAAAVYAKGNYFTECLSVCTKGKCYDLGLKYIEYWKQHAAQGTNIGKSADEIDKIGKEFLESCAFNYFELKDTSCMMKFVRAFPSMDMKRKFLTSLKCLDELLLLEEESGNFAEAAEIARLKGDILCEADMIGKGEEFDKASSLILLYVLSYSLWMAGSKGWPMKSFVQKEDLLTKAMSFASHGTSFETTCIEIKVLSNESGDWSDLKHIFSASQKCRCLVGEILCCRKMLDFHFQNDAAKYVWDDKLSVNLQSSGELLSCCKVTVGTLVQFWNSWKKNVFDVLDSLECLGEVNFGEFKGVGEFCLKYFGVRQQLNGLNVSYVLLHPEAEWVKNIHNFVIRRNKQIVFVDARHFISAARIHWHTELVIVGLKVLETLASVYELAAKSMPLFCQSMCLLNIYEIAMSLSEFKHHDLNNFEGRIQNFLTLSTEYFEKVFPLDPRQSMVESMISLRRTKLSCDLLQEFIVQDIGSSYPLSYGQIGRIVIIWLSSGKISDELYKMIVGRIPSDAPLKSFIEILRCTKQRGSVEDFQSGDSVGGGNLLEFQDILSSNCNLECSLESLNNPVETMEVTLLRIFYEDLQDTFSANWKKMDENWMKIGDCLSPCCFLYLVERFLILVSQCRGFFFTAKSSFVEWLISEQFEARPTYGHAINTLPLEEFYDSILVMVQEVIYDKAGRVEWIARSNINVDLYYKQMVLRLVLILCVLCVNCEKYFDVLFKALSIDDVRSQLPEEIYAILQRGTENNDLQISEIGQAFQKGGDPLLVVNLDETVAEIEYSNVISVRLGANCSREDILSLLFPAKTCSSLIQTSTVREVISDPCANFSSHCGNQPKSSTMRLNWLSFQEISDVLNSSGSDECGTSADFSTLNLKEEMNANVNYLTAAINLSLSETPYACENMVEEARNMLQELIQLDSLMNTSPLDRGSIEKLLESLLSKKPNLEVFLNQFIVPEDNSWSVALKNQCEEILDVVCNEVAATDSETRVGDQGAGKKQGKAKGKFKKRKGNRKK; encoded by the exons ATGGGAGGGAGTTCTTCtacggagaagaagaagagagaacgGCCTAAAGATGATTTTATTGATTTGATATTCAAATGGTCTATTAAAGATATTTTTGATGAGACTCTATATGAAAATGAG GTGGAGAAGATTCCACAATCATTTGAATCAGTGGAACATTACCTTGGTTCATTTTTCTTCCCCTTACTTGAAGAATCAAGAGCAGATATTGCTGCTTCCTTAAAAGACATAAACAAAGCACCTTTCGCCGAGTTGATTTCCATTGATGAAGTAAAGCGAAATGGATCGTTGGTTTTTGATGTTAAGGTTGACTATTGGAGGAATACATGTAGTGATGGTACACGTTATAGGACGTCGCCCGGAGATATTTTTGTTATGTCAAATGCTAAACCTGAAACTACTTATGACTTGCAGCGACCGGGATGCCATTGGACGTTTGCATTTGTTACTGATGTCAATAAGAATGAAAATGATGCATCGGCTAGTTTTAAAGTCAGAGTTCCTCCACATAATGTAATGCGACGAACGTTCTATATAGTGTTTTTGGTAAATGTGATGCCTAATAGCAGCGTATGGAATGCATTGAGAATGCAAAAGAATTTGAATATAATTGAGGAAGTCCTGTACCCCGTGCACGAG AAACGAATCGAACAGAAATGCGAGGTTTGTTCCACATCCACTAATGATGGATTAGTTGGAGAAGTTGTGTGTAGTCCGTGGTCCAAGTTGAACGATTCCCAGGCTAATGCAATCTTTACATGTCTTGCCACTATGAAATGTCACCACAAGGCTTCCGTCAAACTTATTTGTGGTCCGCCTGGTACAGGAAAGACTAGGACACTAAGTGTAATGCTCTTTACGCTGTTGCAAATGAAGTATAGAACTGTTACTTGTGCTCCAACGGACGTAGCAACAGCCCAAGTTGCTTCAAAGTTGGTTAAACTAGTCCGGGAATCATCTAAGAATGAATTTGAAGGCTTTTTTCCTTTAGGTGAAATTCTCTTGTTTGGGAATAACAACTATGATGAGGGTGAAGATATTGGGAAGATTTCCCTCAATTATCGTGTTGACAGGCTGGCGGAGTGCTTTGAACCAACAACCGGTTGGAATCATTGTGTTAGTTCTATGATCGGTTTTCTGGAGGATTGCCAATACATCTCATTGATTGATTTTGCCAGAGCCCCATTTAGGTCGACAGCTTCATCTCTCCGAAAATGCATGCTTATAATCTGTACTCATTTACCAATATGTTTCATTCGAAAAGAGAACATTGAAAGAATGACGAGCGTTTTCTCCTTACTGGATTCTCTTGAGGGGATGCTATTTCAAAAGAATGTCGTATCTCTTGAACTATGTCAGCAAGCATTTGGAGTGTCttcttctaagtcatttttgGGTGACTTGTCTTTACACAGTTTCTGTAGCCGGTTGCTTGTCCTTCTGAAAGATCTTCAGAAATCTCTCAGGAAACTGGATCTTCCTTGTGCAACGAGTAAGGGTCTTATAGCGGAGTTCTGTATCCAAATGGCTTCCTTGGTTTTCTGCACTGCTTCTACTTCATATAAGCTACATTCAGTGGATACAAAGCCATTTGACTTATTGGCTGTTGATGATGCGGACAAGTTGAAGGAGTGTGAAGCAGTAATACCCCTTCAACTTCGAGGTTTGAGGCATGCTGTTCTGGTCGGAGATGAGTGCCAATTATACGCAACAGTGAAGAGTAGA ATTTCTCATGAAGCTGGATTTGGAAGGAGCTTACTCGAAAGACTCGGCTCGTTAGGTCATGCAAAGCACCTGCTTAACGTACAGTACAGGATGCATCCGTCAATAAGCCAGTTCCCGAATTCAGTTTTCTATCGTAAGCAAATCCTTGATGCACCTGATGTAAAGCGTAAAGGCTACGAGAAAATGTATCTTACGGGACAGTGTTTTGGGCCGTATTCTTTCATAAATGTACCGTGGGGAGAAGAAGAGTTGGATAATGTTGGATACAGGCGAAATTTAGTAGAGGTTGCGTTGGTACTGCAAGTAGTGGAGAGCTTGTTCAAAG CTTGGAGTGCCTCCAAGAAGAAACTCAGCATTGGTGTTATATCACCGTATGCTTCTCAAGTTTTGGCCATACAAGATAGACTTGGACAGAAGTATAATAAGGATGCACATTTTGAAGTTAAAGTGAACACGGTTGATGCATTTCAGGGAGGGGAAGAAGATATTGTAATAATATCTACAGTGAGATCTAATCGTGCTGGGTCCATTGGCTTTTTGTCAAGTCTTCGTTGGACTAATGTTGCGTTAACCAGGGCCCG GCGTTGTCTCTGGATATTGGGAAATGAGCAAACATTACTTGCTAGCAACTTCATCTGGGAAGCACTAGTTCTCGATGCCAAGGATCGTCAATGCTTCTTTCACGCAGACGACGATACTGACATGAGAAAAACAATTTTAGATGTGAAGAAAGAACTTGATCAACTTGATGATTTACTAAATGGGGATAGTATTCTGTTCAAAGAACAAAGATGGAAG GTAGTGTTCAGCGACAATTTTAGAAAATCATTTCAAAAGCTGGCATCCTCCTGCTTGAGAAAGTATGTGTTAACTCTTCTGGTTAAGCTTGCTAGCGGATGGCGGCCGAAGAGAAGTAATGTAGAGTTAGTTTGTGAAAGCTCATCTCAGGTGGTTAAGCAGTTCAAGGTGGTTGAAGGGCGTTATGTTGTTTGTACCATTGAAATTCAAAAAGAGTTCTTTCATACACAAGTTCTAAAGGTTTGGGACTTATTGCCTTTGGAGGAGGTTGCGGGTTTCTTAAGACGTCTTGATAGGATATATTTAATGTACACCGATGAATTCATCAGCCTCTGCAAGGAGAAGTATTTTGAGGG GGATTTGGAAGTTCCAAAGAGTTGGAAGGTTCATCGTGATATAGTTCAGTATAAAAAGGATGTCGAGAGCAAATTGATTTGTGGCTCAACTAGTACACTCGATGACATTGATTATGTTGAAAAATCAAGAGTGAGTGAAAGTTTGTTGTTAATGAAGTTTTACTCATTATCATCTGGTGTTGTCTCGCATTTGCTCTCCGATCACCATGGTGAAGAAGTAGATATCCCTTTTGAAGTTACTAATGAAGAGAGGGAGGTAATCCGTTTTAGTAAAAGCAGTTTCATCCTTGGCCGCTCAGGCACAGGAAAAACTACTGTGTTGACAATGAAGTTATTCCAAAAGGAGCAACAACACCATAGTTCTGTTCAAGGATTTAGTGTAGCGGAGGGAAAGGAGGTAAATCAATGTGCATGGGAAACGAGAATTAGATCATACAAGGAAAATGAAGAGAGCCAATGTATTGGAGAGACTAGCAGGACAACCTTGCGCCAGCTATTTGTGACAGTTAGTCCCAAACTATGTTACGCTGTCAAAAAACAAGTTTCTCAGCTACAAAG GTTTGCCTGTGGAGGAAGTTTTTGGGCGGAAAGTAGCTTCGAAGTTGATGATTTGGATGGAATGAAGCAGTTTAATGACATACCGAATTCCTTTATTGACATTCCATACCAAAAATACCCTCTTGTGATCACATTTCATAAATTCTTAATGATGCTTGATGGAACTGTAGGTTGCTCCTACTTTGATAGATTCACTTTGAAGTGGAAACTTTCCAATGAAAGAAATTTGAGGTCAGTTGCTGTACAAACTTTCATAAGAGAGAAGGAGATCAACTATGACCGCTTCTGTTGCTTGTATTGGCCTCGCTTCAGTAGTCAGTTGACCAAGAATCTTGATTCTTCAAGGGTCTTTACTGAAATAATCTCTCATATAAAAGGAGGGCTGCAAGCAGGGGATTCTCATCACGGAAAGCTAAGTAGAGACGCCTATATTTCAATGTCTGAATATCGGGTCTCCAATCTCACTGCGGAAAAAAGAAACGGAATGTATGATATTTTCCGAGCTTATGAAAAGATGAAGATGGAGCGTGGTGAATTTGATATATCTGATTTAGTTAATGATCTCCATCATCGACTAAAATGTCATCATCTGGATGGTGACAAGATAGACTTCGTATATATTGATGAAGTTCAGGATCTAACAATGAGACAgatttctcttttcaaatacATTTGCAGGAATGTTGATGAAGGTTTCGTTTTCTCTGGAGATACAGCCCAGACAATTGCGAGAGGAATAGATTTTCGATTTGAAGACATAAGAAATCTATTCTACAATGAGTTTGTCATGGACTCAAAGGGTGACAAAGCTTCCAAAAGAATAGATAAAGGACACTTGTCATGTGTTTTTCAGTTGCTTCAAAATTTCCGCACTCATACTGGTGTACTCAAGCTTGCTCAGAGTGTGATTGATCTACTTCGTCATTATTTCCCTCAATCTGTAGATGTCTTGAAACCTGAGACAAGTCTTATAGATGGTGCGGCTCCAGTGTTGCTCAAGCCCGGAGATGATGAAAATGCTATTATAactatttttgggaattggggcaataatgttggcaaaatagtAGGCTTTGGTGCAGAACAGGTAATATTAGTTCGTGACGAATCTGCCAAGAAGGAGATCTCTGGTTTAATTGGACAGAAAGCTCTTGTTTTGACCATTGTGGAATGCAAGGGCTTGGAATTTCAG GATGTACTCCTATACAATTTTTTTAGCTCATCGCCACTTGGAAATCAGTGGAGAGTTGTATATGAGTTCATGAATAACCAAAGTTTAGCCGATTTATCCTTCCCAAGTTTCTCTGATACAAGACATAATGTCTTGTGTTCTGAACTGAAGCACCTTTATGTGGCAATTACTCGAACGAGGCAAAGATTATGGATCTGTGAAAGCGCAGATGAGTTTTCTAGGCCTATGTTTGATTACTGGCAAAGGTTGTGTCTTGTGAAAGCGAGGGAGGTCGATGATTCAATTGCAGAATCTATGCAAACTTTTAGTACTCCGGAGGAGTGGAAATCAAGGGGAATGAAG CTATTTTGGGAAAAGAATTATGAGATGGCAATAATGTGCTTCAAGCAAGCAGGAGAAATGAATTGGGAGAAAAGAGCAAAGGCAGCTGGTATCAGGGCAGCTGCTGGACGAGTTCTTTATTCAAATCCCGAAAAAGCTCGCGCCTATCTTCTTGAGGCTGCTGAACTATTTTATTCTATCGCCAGGTTCGAGTCTGCAGCTGAGTGTTTTTATGACTTGAGGAACTATGAACGAGCAG GAAGTATTTATTTGGACAAGTGTGGTGAATCTAAACTTTTAGAAGCTGCTGAATGTTTTTTACTGGCCGGTCGCTATAAGCGCGCAGCAGCAGTTTATGCAAAAGGAAATTATTTCACAGAGTGCCTGTCTGTTTGTACCAAAGGAAAATGTTATGACTTAGGTCTGAAATATATTGAGTACTGGAAGCAACATGCTGCCCAGGGTACTAATATCGGGAAAAGTGCTGATGAAATTGACAAAATTGGGAAGGAGTTCCTTGAGAGTTGTGCATTTAATTATTTTGAGCTTAAGGACACATCATGTATGATGAAATTCGTCAGAGCTTTCCCATCAATGGACATGAAGCGCAAATTCTTGACGTCTCTAAAGTGCCTTGACGAGCTGCTTTTGTTAGAAGAAGAGTCAGGAAACTTTGCTGAAGCTGCAGAAATCGCACGGTTGAAGGGAGATATTCTTTGTGAAGCTGATATGATCGGGAAGGGAGAGGAATTCGATAAGGCATCCTCACTCATCCTCTTGTATGTACTCTCTTACTCCTTATGGATGGCCGGAAGCAAAGGTTGGCCTATGAAGTCGTTCGTACAAAAGGAGGATCTTTTAACGAAGGCGATGTCATTTGCGAGTCATGGGACAAGTTTTGAAACCACGTGCATTGAGATTAAAGTTTTATCAAATGAGTCAGGTGATTGGTCTGACTTGAAGCATATTTTCAGCGCCTCTCAGAAATGTAGATGTCTCGTAGGTGAAATTTTATGCTGTAGAAAAATGTTGGATTTTCATTTCCAGAATGATGCAGCGAAGTATGTTTGGGATGATAAATTATCGGTCAATCTACAGAGTTCAGGAGAACTGCTTTCGTGCTGTAAGGTTACTGTTGGAACGCTGGTTCAGTTTTGGAATTCGTGGAAGAAAAATGTCTTTGACGTTCTTGATTCTCTTGAGTGCCTCGGAGAAGTAAATTTTGGTGAATTTAAGGGAGTTGGTGAATTCTGCTTAAAATACTTTGGTGTAAGGCAGCAGTTGAATGGTCTCAACGTTTCATATGTTCTGCTGCATCCAGAGGCCGAATGGGTcaaaaatattcacaactttGTCATTAGACGGAACAAGCAGATTGTATTTGTTGATGCTCGGCATTTTATTTCTGCTGCTCGGATACATTGGCATACAGAATTAGTCATAGTCGGTCTGAAGGTTCTCGAAACTCTTGCATCCGTATATGAGTTGGCTGCAAAGTCAATGCCTCTATTTTGTCAAAGCATGTGCCTACTAAATATATACGAGATTGCAATGTCTTTAAGTGAGTTCAAACACCATGATTTGAACAATTTTGAGGGGAGAATTCAGAACTTTCTGACACTATCTACAGAGTACTTTGAAAAGGTATTCCCCCTTGACCCCCGACAATCAATGGTTGAAAGTATGATTTCTTTAAGGAGAACAAAGCTTTCCTGTGACTTACTTCAAGAATTCATCGTTCAAGATATTGGCAGCAGTTATCCTCTTAGCTATGGACAGATTGGAAGGATTGTGATCATATGGCTTAGTTCCGGAAAAATTTCCGACGAGCTGTACAAGATGATTGTTGGAAGAATCCCATCAGATGCTCCCTTGAAATCATTCATTGAAATTCTCAGATGCACGAAACAGAGAGGTAGCGTGGAAGATTTTCAGTCTGGCGATTCTGTTGGTGGCGGCAACTTGTTAGAATTTCAAGACATTCTATCAAGTAACTGTAATCTTGAATGTTCTTTGGAATCTCTGAATAATCCAGTTGAAACTATGGAGGTTACGTTATTGCGGATATTTTATGAAGATTTGCAGGATACCTTCAGTGCGAATTGGAAGAAAATGGATGAGAATTGGATGAAAATAGGTGACTGTTTATCTCCTTGTTGCTTCTTGTATCTCGTAGAACGCTTTCTGATTTTGGTATCTCAGTGTCGTGGATTCTTCTTCACCGCGAAATCTTCATTTGTGGAATGGCTGATCTCTGAGCAGTTTGAAGCCCGACCAACTTACGGGCATGCAATTAACACACTGCCTTTAGAAGAGTTTTATGACTCCATTCTTGTAATGGTACAAGAAGTCATTTATGATAAGGCTGGTAGAGTTGAGTGGATTGCACGATCTAACATTAACGTTGATCTGTACTATAAGCAAATGGTCTTGAGATTGGTTCTTATCCTGTGCGTACTGTGTGTGAACTGTGAGAAATACTTTGATGTTCTTTTTAAAGCACTCAGCATCGATGATGTTAGGAGCCAACTTCCAGAGGAAATTTATGCCATTCTTCAACGAGGAACAGAGAATAACGATCTTCAGATTAGTGAAATTGGACAAGCTTTTCAAAAGGGCGGAGATCCTCTTCTGGTTGTCAACCTTGATGAGACTGTTGCAGAAATTGAGTATTCCAATGTCATTTCTGTCCGGCTGGGAGCAAACTGCAGCAGAGAAGACATCCTGAGTTTGTTGTTTCCAGCGAAAACTTGCAGTTCACTAATTCAAACTTCCACTGTTCGAGAAGTCATTTCTGATCCATGCGCTAACTTTTCGTCACATTGTGGTAATCAACCAAAGAGTTCAACAATGCGACTGAATTGGTTGTCGTTTCAGGAAATATCAGATGTCTTGAATTCTAGTGGTAGTGATGAGTGTGGAACTTCAGCAGATTTCTCAACTCTTAATTTGAAG GAGGAAATGAATGCTAATGTGAACTATTTGACTGCTGCAATTAATCTATCCTTGAGTGAGACGCCTTATGCTTGCGAGAACATGGTGGAGGAAGCACGTAATATGCTTCAGGAGTTGATACAACTCGATTCATTGATGAATACGAG CCCTCTGGATAGGGGAAGCATTGAAAAATTGTTAGAGAGCTTGTTGTCAAAAAAGCCGAACCTAGAAGTTTTCTTGAATCAGTTCATTGTGCCCGAGGATAACAGCTGGAGCGTTGCATTAAAGAACCAATGCGAGGAAATACTTGATGTAGTGTGTAATGAAGTTGCTGCAACGGATTCTGAGACCCGAGTTGGCGATCAGGGCGCGGGAAAAAAGCAGGGTAAAGCGAAGGGCAAGTTCAAGAAACGGAAAGGAAACAGGAAGAAGTGA